One part of the Culicoidibacter larvae genome encodes these proteins:
- a CDS encoding PTS system mannose/fructose/N-acetylgalactosamine-transporter subunit IIB, translating to MPISFVRIDDRIIHGQVVTRWAKYKPCNGILVVDEKAAHDPLQKKILEHAAPPGVKVGVYTISEGVEKIAKALAAKNSYFLIVNSPITLKKLIEAGGDFGHELNVGPMSSRSETKQVAKNVSITDEEAEAFEFLHNHGVAITFQLIPDESATTWSKIREVK from the coding sequence ATGCCTATATCATTTGTACGTATAGATGACCGAATCATTCATGGTCAGGTAGTAACTCGCTGGGCAAAGTATAAGCCATGCAATGGGATTTTAGTTGTGGATGAAAAAGCAGCTCATGATCCGCTGCAAAAGAAGATACTTGAACACGCGGCGCCTCCGGGTGTTAAAGTCGGGGTTTATACAATTAGTGAGGGTGTTGAAAAAATTGCAAAGGCACTTGCAGCTAAGAATAGTTACTTTTTGATTGTGAATTCACCGATTACGTTGAAGAAGCTGATTGAGGCTGGCGGTGATTTTGGCCATGAGTTGAATGTTGGTCCGATGAGCAGTCGCAGTGAGACGAAACAGGTTGCCAAGAATGTGTCGATTACTGATGAAGAGGCTGAGGCATTTGAGTTTTTGCATAATCATGGGGTGGCAATTACGTTTCAGTTGATTCCTGATGAGAGTGCGACGACTTGGAGTAAAATTAGAGAAGTAAAATAG
- a CDS encoding PTS sugar transporter subunit IIA, with the protein MLGILVTSHGKFAEGIIDSGTMIAGAQSNVEVVSLTASGIEEFVVQLNDKLQQMSEQYSEVLILCDLKGGTPYNESFRYILTHEAAEQMKLVAGLNLPMYLETVLASGSMAVAELAKFAVECGQANIEVLDF; encoded by the coding sequence ATGCTTGGAATTTTAGTGACAAGTCACGGAAAATTTGCCGAAGGAATTATTGATTCCGGAACGATGATTGCCGGAGCACAAAGCAATGTTGAAGTAGTGTCACTGACGGCGAGCGGTATCGAGGAGTTTGTCGTTCAGTTGAACGATAAACTCCAGCAAATGAGCGAGCAGTATAGTGAGGTGCTGATTCTTTGTGACTTAAAAGGCGGTACGCCATATAATGAGAGTTTTCGGTATATTTTGACACATGAGGCTGCAGAGCAGATGAAGTTAGTGGCTGGGTTAAATTTGCCGATGTATTTGGAGACGGTATTGGCTAGCGGCAGTATGGCGGTCGCGGAGTTAGCAAAGTTTGCCGTTGAATGCGGGCAGGCGAATATTGAAGTTTTAGATTTTTAA
- the prfA gene encoding peptide chain release factor 1: MRDRLDSVEARYNQLSELLSDAEVLSDPNKLRTYSKEHSDLAPIYEEFMVYKGVLAEIDEAKEILENESDEELRQMAKAELKDQEEQKEVIEEKLQMLLVPKDPNDERNVIIEVRGAAGGDEANIFAGDLYRMYVKYAESQGYKVEPLDMNESEAGGFAQVSFLVKGKGAYSKLKFESGSHRVQRVPATESQGRIHTSTATVLVMPEVDDSIEIEIKDNDIKVDVYRSGGAGGQSVNTTDSAVRITHLATGLVVTCQDGRSQHENKDQAMKVLKAKLYDLQLQEQQAKAAAERQSKLGSGDRSEKIRTYNYPQNRVTDHRIGFTLQQLDRVMEGKLDDIIDALQGQELKEKLTNNA; encoded by the coding sequence ATGCGTGACCGTTTAGATAGCGTTGAGGCAAGATACAACCAATTAAGTGAATTATTAAGTGATGCTGAAGTACTAAGTGATCCGAATAAACTTCGCACTTATTCAAAAGAGCATTCAGATTTGGCTCCGATTTATGAGGAGTTTATGGTATATAAAGGTGTTTTAGCTGAAATTGATGAGGCTAAAGAGATCCTTGAAAACGAATCTGATGAAGAACTTCGTCAGATGGCCAAAGCCGAATTGAAAGATCAGGAGGAACAAAAGGAAGTTATCGAAGAAAAGCTTCAGATGTTGCTTGTTCCAAAAGATCCAAATGATGAGCGAAATGTAATTATTGAGGTTCGTGGTGCAGCCGGTGGTGATGAAGCGAATATTTTTGCTGGGGATTTGTACCGGATGTATGTTAAATATGCTGAGAGTCAAGGGTACAAAGTTGAACCTTTAGATATGAATGAGTCGGAAGCCGGTGGTTTTGCTCAGGTTTCGTTTTTAGTAAAAGGTAAGGGTGCTTATTCAAAATTGAAATTCGAATCTGGTTCGCACCGGGTGCAACGGGTTCCAGCAACGGAATCACAAGGACGGATTCATACTTCAACGGCAACGGTTTTAGTTATGCCGGAAGTTGATGATTCAATTGAGATTGAAATTAAAGATAATGATATCAAAGTTGATGTATATCGTTCTGGTGGTGCCGGTGGACAGTCGGTTAATACAACCGACTCAGCTGTGCGGATTACCCATTTAGCTACTGGATTAGTTGTTACTTGTCAGGATGGTCGTTCTCAGCATGAGAATAAAGACCAGGCAATGAAAGTATTGAAGGCAAAATTGTATGATTTACAATTGCAAGAGCAGCAAGCAAAAGCAGCCGCAGAACGGCAGTCAAAATTAGGTAGCGGTGATCGTTCAGAAAAAATCCGTACTTATAATTACCCGCAAAACCGGGTGACTGATCATCGAATCGGTTTTACCTTGCAACAACTTGATCGCGTTATGGAAGGTAAACTTGATGATATTATTGATGCCTTGCAAGGTCAGGAATTAAAAGAGAAATTAACAAATAATGCATAA
- a CDS encoding thymidine kinase, with protein MQFDMHAEGWLEVICGGMFAGKTEELIRRVTRLQYAKWKFVVFRPKIDNRYSEIEVVSHNGSKIEAVIISEAREILNYLPDDVDAVAIDEVQFFDEEIIPIIDYLTANGVRVIVSGLDMDFRGEPFGIMGALLAKAEFVTKLTAICMKCGAAATRTQRIIDGQPASYNDPIVLVAATESYEARCHACHEVPDKPRADFLER; from the coding sequence ATGCAGTTTGATATGCATGCAGAGGGATGGCTTGAAGTCATTTGCGGCGGTATGTTTGCCGGTAAGACTGAGGAATTAATTCGTCGGGTTACACGGTTACAGTACGCTAAGTGGAAGTTTGTTGTTTTCCGTCCGAAAATTGATAATCGGTACAGTGAGATTGAAGTTGTTTCACACAATGGCAGCAAGATTGAGGCGGTTATTATCAGTGAGGCACGAGAAATTTTAAATTATCTTCCGGATGATGTTGATGCTGTCGCTATTGATGAAGTGCAATTTTTTGATGAGGAAATTATTCCAATCATTGATTACTTAACTGCTAATGGTGTTCGGGTTATTGTCAGCGGTCTGGACATGGATTTTCGTGGTGAACCTTTTGGTATTATGGGGGCGTTGTTGGCAAAGGCTGAGTTTGTTACTAAGTTAACTGCAATTTGTATGAAATGCGGTGCCGCTGCAACGAGAACTCAGCGTATTATTGATGGCCAGCCGGCAAGCTATAATGATCCGATTGTATTAGTTGCGGCAACTGAAAGCTATGAGGCACGTTGTCATGCATGTCATGAGGTGCCGGATAAACCAAGAGCTGATTTTTTAGAAAGGTAA
- a CDS encoding PTS sugar transporter subunit IIC, translating into MDWFLLMQAVLIGVFCYLGSVSSPWLLGVTGGYYVIGRPLVAGLIIGIILGDITTGIIMGVAVQAAFIATISTGGTQNSEITYAAYGGIALGMLAGADVGVVVTLSIAIGALGLILHNFMMVENSFWNDRAMRAAERGDARGIFMNNAVWPQAINFLLRVVPIALAIYFGEAFVTQALAIIPVQVISIMNVLGGLLPALGIALLLNLVLKNKWQLVFFLAGFVFIVFAVKNMIALTIVAAVIAYFIFLIESKRGGAPQLEEDEVI; encoded by the coding sequence ATGGATTGGTTTTTATTAATGCAGGCAGTGTTAATCGGTGTTTTCTGTTATCTTGGATCAGTTTCATCGCCATGGTTGCTTGGTGTTACCGGTGGCTATTATGTTATTGGACGGCCTTTAGTTGCCGGGTTGATTATTGGTATTATTCTGGGTGATATTACGACCGGAATTATTATGGGGGTTGCAGTTCAGGCAGCTTTCATTGCAACAATTTCTACCGGCGGGACTCAGAATTCTGAGATTACTTATGCAGCATACGGCGGGATTGCTTTAGGTATGTTGGCTGGTGCTGATGTTGGGGTTGTGGTTACTTTATCTATTGCTATTGGTGCATTAGGGTTGATTTTACATAACTTTATGATGGTTGAGAATTCATTTTGGAATGATCGGGCGATGCGAGCAGCAGAGCGTGGCGACGCAAGAGGGATTTTTATGAATAATGCGGTTTGGCCGCAGGCAATTAACTTCTTGCTTCGGGTTGTACCAATCGCTTTAGCAATTTACTTTGGTGAAGCTTTTGTTACCCAAGCGTTAGCTATTATTCCGGTACAAGTAATCAGTATTATGAATGTACTTGGTGGCTTATTACCGGCATTAGGAATTGCCTTACTGCTTAATTTGGTTTTGAAAAACAAATGGCAACTTGTCTTTTTCTTGGCAGGATTTGTTTTTATAGTGTTTGCAGTGAAAAATATGATTGCATTGACAATTGTAGCGGCGGTGATTGCTTACTTTATTTTCTTGATTGAGAGTAAGCGAGGCGGCGCGCCACAATTGGAAGAAGATGAGGTGATTTAG
- a CDS encoding PTS system mannose/fructose/sorbose family transporter subunit IID, whose translation MAKLTKKDLRKGWLSWAMFHLSSMSFEKLEAHGFAQSMTPVVDKLYKDDPEEKKKALVRHSAFYNTEPQVGSVVNGIIASMEEERANGAEIDDEVMLSIKTSLMGPVAGIGDSILQGILIPILLSIGMGLSTSGSPLGIVFYVIAFLGIVGSLSYFLYMRGYKMGVTAIDSLLGDNSEAIRSALNVLGLVVVGGLAAMFVSVVTPLAIPNGEELIQLQATIDSFFPGLLGLAAVMFCWWLISMKKVSATMVLLILLAVAIVGVLTGIL comes from the coding sequence ATGGCGAAGTTAACGAAAAAAGATTTACGTAAAGGTTGGCTTTCATGGGCGATGTTTCACCTGTCTTCAATGAGTTTTGAGAAACTTGAAGCCCATGGGTTTGCTCAGTCGATGACTCCGGTTGTTGATAAATTATATAAAGATGATCCTGAGGAAAAGAAAAAAGCCTTAGTGCGGCACTCGGCTTTTTATAACACTGAGCCACAAGTTGGTAGTGTTGTAAATGGAATTATTGCTTCAATGGAAGAAGAACGTGCTAATGGAGCAGAGATTGACGATGAAGTAATGCTGAGTATTAAGACCAGTTTAATGGGACCAGTAGCGGGAATTGGTGATTCAATTCTGCAGGGGATTCTGATTCCGATTTTATTATCAATTGGGATGGGGCTATCAACAAGTGGTAGTCCGTTGGGAATTGTCTTTTATGTTATTGCCTTCTTAGGTATTGTTGGCAGTCTTTCATACTTTTTATATATGCGTGGTTACAAAATGGGTGTTACCGCAATTGATAGTTTGCTTGGAGATAATTCAGAGGCTATCCGTAGTGCACTCAATGTACTTGGGTTAGTAGTAGTTGGCGGATTGGCAGCAATGTTTGTTAGTGTAGTAACGCCATTGGCTATTCCAAATGGTGAAGAATTAATTCAGTTGCAAGCAACTATTGATTCGTTTTTCCCTGGATTATTGGGACTTGCGGCAGTTATGTTCTGTTGGTGGTTAATCTCAATGAAGAAGGTTTCAGCAACGATGGTACTGCTTATTTTACTGGCAGTAGCGATTGTTGGTGTACTTACCGGCATATTATAA
- a CDS encoding class I mannose-6-phosphate isomerase, whose product MSVNHTTYNHFPTTRVKGDFTTWTGYKEILLALANAAKELHKEKPIIAIELYPGARFAELADAIKQYLPDANIIFADNFALSGGEIQEKFSMLITDDRVFGRMAAITIEDYYDKDKLQLLRQSVDAISSGLTIVFGTGASLAAKADITAYVDVARWEIQQRMRSLEQGNWNDTNFDEDILRKYKRGFFLDWRAADRLKVELFDTIDFYIDDNTLNEPKMLKWSDYCSGLEQLLQGPFRLVPYFDPGVWGGQWMKEHLGLDQSRENFAWAFDGVAEENSLLLDFGGVRIETPAINAVLKYPMSLLGELVFSRFGAELPIRFDFLDTIGGQNLSLQVHPDKEYIKKHFGMDYTQEESYYMLDAKDGALVYLGVKDGVDSEALVNDLYEAQNGDVAFDADKYITTFAAKKHDHFLIPSGTIHCSGTDAMVLEISLCAYIFTFKLWDWGRLGMDGKPRPVHLDHGKKVINWNRSQQWVEDNLVNNFEVLVDTEHHKKEKTGLYKTEQIRTERDWFTEFVDYDNSEKTVNMLNLVAGDKVVVESVEHAFEPYEVHYAETFIIPAQVKKFRIRNIGESEQVAILRARIQ is encoded by the coding sequence TTGAGTGTAAATCATACGACATATAATCATTTTCCTACAACAAGAGTAAAGGGTGATTTTACGACTTGGACAGGATATAAGGAGATTCTTTTAGCTTTAGCGAATGCAGCGAAAGAATTACATAAAGAGAAGCCAATAATTGCTATTGAGCTTTATCCTGGGGCACGGTTCGCAGAACTGGCAGATGCAATAAAACAATATTTACCTGATGCCAATATTATTTTTGCTGATAACTTCGCTTTAAGCGGCGGAGAGATCCAAGAAAAGTTTAGTATGTTGATTACTGATGACCGGGTTTTTGGGAGAATGGCTGCTATTACTATTGAAGACTATTATGATAAAGATAAACTTCAACTATTGCGGCAAAGCGTTGACGCAATATCAAGCGGTTTAACCATAGTCTTTGGAACCGGAGCGAGTTTAGCTGCTAAGGCAGATATTACCGCATATGTTGATGTGGCACGTTGGGAAATCCAGCAGCGGATGCGTTCTTTGGAGCAAGGCAACTGGAATGATACTAATTTTGATGAAGATATTTTACGTAAGTACAAGCGTGGTTTCTTCTTAGATTGGCGGGCTGCCGATCGGTTAAAGGTTGAGCTTTTTGATACGATTGACTTTTATATTGATGATAATACTTTGAATGAACCGAAAATGTTGAAGTGGTCAGATTATTGTTCAGGTTTAGAGCAATTATTGCAGGGGCCGTTCCGACTAGTGCCATATTTTGACCCGGGTGTCTGGGGCGGACAATGGATGAAAGAGCATTTAGGCTTGGATCAGAGTCGAGAAAATTTTGCATGGGCTTTCGATGGTGTTGCTGAAGAAAACAGCTTGTTGTTGGATTTTGGTGGGGTGCGTATCGAGACGCCGGCAATTAATGCGGTTCTGAAGTATCCGATGTCGTTGCTGGGAGAATTAGTTTTTAGTCGCTTCGGTGCGGAGTTACCAATTCGCTTTGACTTCCTTGATACAATTGGCGGGCAGAATTTAAGTTTGCAGGTGCATCCGGATAAGGAGTATATCAAAAAGCATTTTGGTATGGATTATACACAGGAAGAAAGCTATTATATGCTTGATGCCAAGGATGGTGCTTTGGTTTACCTTGGTGTGAAGGATGGTGTTGATTCAGAAGCTTTGGTGAATGATTTATATGAAGCTCAAAATGGTGATGTTGCTTTTGATGCAGATAAGTATATTACTACATTTGCGGCTAAAAAACATGATCATTTCTTGATTCCATCAGGGACAATTCATTGTTCCGGTACTGATGCAATGGTTCTTGAAATCAGTCTGTGTGCATATATTTTTACTTTTAAATTATGGGATTGGGGTCGTCTTGGCATGGATGGTAAACCAAGACCTGTGCATCTTGATCATGGTAAGAAGGTTATTAATTGGAATCGTTCGCAACAATGGGTTGAAGATAATCTAGTGAATAATTTTGAAGTTCTAGTCGATACTGAGCATCATAAAAAGGAAAAAACCGGATTATATAAAACTGAACAAATAAGAACTGAGCGGGATTGGTTTACTGAATTTGTTGATTATGACAATTCAGAAAAGACCGTTAATATGTTGAATCTGGTGGCTGGTGATAAGGTAGTGGTTGAGAGTGTAGAACATGCATTCGAGCCATACGAAGTGCATTATGCTGAAACATTTATTATCCCAGCGCAAGTGAAAAAATTCAGAATACGAAATATTGGTGAGAGTGAGCAGGTTGCTATCTTACGCGCACGTATTCAGTAA
- a CDS encoding acyl-CoA thioesterase: MHIAEKEIEVRYAETDQMGVVYHANYLAWLEVGRAEFVKDLGLSYVDMEAAGIISPIVSVEMKYKRPTKYGDVVRVRTRIHKLSSLGVTYAQEVVNQADEVCLTAIIVTICVNKESFKPISFRRLFPEWFARYEEAYQKEEA, translated from the coding sequence ATGCACATTGCAGAGAAAGAAATCGAGGTTCGCTATGCGGAAACAGATCAGATGGGTGTCGTTTATCACGCTAATTATTTAGCATGGTTAGAGGTTGGACGCGCTGAATTTGTTAAAGATTTAGGGTTAAGTTATGTTGATATGGAAGCAGCGGGAATTATTTCGCCGATTGTTTCTGTTGAGATGAAATATAAACGTCCTACTAAGTATGGCGATGTGGTGCGAGTGCGTACTCGTATTCACAAATTGAGCTCTTTAGGAGTTACTTATGCGCAGGAAGTTGTTAATCAAGCTGATGAGGTTTGTTTGACAGCAATTATTGTAACTATTTGTGTAAATAAAGAATCTTTCAAACCAATTTCATTCCGCCGTTTATTCCCGGAATGGTTTGCTCGTTATGAAGAGGCTTATCAAAAAGAGGAAGCATAA
- the prmC gene encoding peptide chain release factor N(5)-glutamine methyltransferase codes for MLIREVLSEAKKQLATVNGDEHIARILLMDILQIESYQLWADLDTEMSDSDYQTFTAMLNRFVVNHEPVQYIVGFEYFCGRNLIVNEDVLIPRPETEELVYKVLETIDDYFEDYQALDVVDVGTGSGAIAVSVAAEEPRVHMWASDISEAAVAVAKRNAAEFAPGVEFLLGDMTTPFIEAGLKFDILLSNPPYIPDEETVDSLVKENEPHVALFGGNDGLRFYKQILSTASSLLKERSVLAFEIGFDQAERLVAVASEHFPDAIIRVLKDINGKDRMLFVYNNIELIGDADADA; via the coding sequence ATGCTGATACGTGAGGTATTAAGTGAGGCAAAAAAGCAATTGGCGACGGTAAATGGTGATGAGCATATTGCAAGAATTCTTTTGATGGATATTTTGCAGATTGAGAGTTACCAGCTGTGGGCTGATTTGGATACTGAGATGAGTGATAGCGATTATCAAACGTTTACGGCAATGCTGAATCGTTTTGTTGTGAATCATGAGCCGGTGCAATATATTGTCGGGTTTGAGTATTTTTGTGGGCGCAATTTGATTGTGAATGAAGATGTGCTAATTCCTCGCCCAGAAACCGAGGAATTAGTTTATAAGGTTCTGGAAACAATTGATGATTACTTTGAAGATTATCAAGCTTTGGATGTTGTTGATGTCGGTACCGGCAGCGGAGCTATTGCCGTGAGCGTAGCGGCGGAGGAACCGCGAGTGCACATGTGGGCGAGCGATATTAGTGAGGCCGCGGTGGCGGTAGCGAAGCGGAATGCCGCGGAGTTTGCACCGGGTGTTGAATTTTTGCTTGGTGATATGACGACGCCGTTTATTGAAGCGGGGTTGAAGTTTGATATTTTGTTGTCGAATCCACCATATATTCCTGACGAAGAAACGGTTGATTCGCTGGTAAAAGAAAATGAGCCGCATGTTGCTTTGTTTGGTGGTAATGATGGCTTGCGTTTTTACAAGCAGATTTTATCGACGGCAAGCAGTTTGTTGAAGGAACGTAGTGTGCTGGCATTTGAGATTGGTTTTGATCAGGCTGAGCGTTTGGTTGCGGTTGCAAGTGAGCACTTTCCTGATGCAATTATTCGCGTGTTAAAGGATATAAACGGCAAGGATCGGATGTTGTTTGTTTATAATAATATTGAACTAATTGGTGATGCAGATGCTGACGCGTAG
- the rpmE gene encoding 50S ribosomal protein L31, which yields MKKGIHPNYKKVQVTCTSCGNEFETGSVLDEIRVDTCSNCHPFYTGRQRFVAADGRVERFNKKYGIKSEEQE from the coding sequence ATGAAAAAAGGTATTCACCCAAATTATAAAAAAGTACAAGTAACTTGTACATCTTGTGGGAATGAATTTGAAACTGGTTCAGTTTTAGATGAAATTCGTGTAGATACTTGTTCAAACTGCCATCCATTCTATACAGGACGTCAACGCTTTGTTGCTGCTGATGGACGTGTGGAACGATTCAATAAAAAATATGGCATTAAATCAGAAGAACAAGAATAG